Proteins encoded within one genomic window of Catharus ustulatus isolate bCatUst1 chromosome 10, bCatUst1.pri.v2, whole genome shotgun sequence:
- the LOC117001083 gene encoding G-protein coupled receptor 35-like, with translation MCESQLGRQSSPSNAVKNTGFPRVQERTMNVSNNCSTTNLELHHHVRLIELALYSFIFFFGALFNVLAFWVFSCKMKKWTETRVYVMNLVFADFSVICTLPSMVYLLWNESARGQLCQFTEMMYFINMLVSIYIISFISMDRYIAIKHPLRARTFRSPTKAALICGLLWLLVISSATIQLWQRHSALCFQTHSPTPAALSLLTIFFVFILPLAILTFCSTEVIRNLKKHLNTNSAEEKSIQKAVHIIYANLIVFLICFLPACLGLLATFIMERVGVTCFLLCVMNNFSSVVRCIATSNCCLDSVCYYFVTKEFHEAFLWPKASTQKPETTHPLQIETC, from the coding sequence GACAATGAATGTGTCCAACAACTGCAGCACCACAAATCTAGAACTGCATCACCATGTTCGCCTCATTGAACTTGCTCTGTAtagcttcattttcttttttggagcACTATTTAATGTCCTTGCCTTCTGGGTGTTCTCCTGCAAGATGAAGAAGTGGACAGAAACCAGGGTGTATGTAATGAATTTAGTGTTTGCAGATTTCTCTGTCATCTGCACCTTGCCTTCCATGGTTTATTTGCTGTGGAATGAGTCAGCCCgagggcagctgtgccagtttACAGAGATGATGTATTTTATCAACATGTTAGTGAGCATCTACATCATCTCATTCATCTCCATGGATCGGTACATTGCCATAAAGCACCCTTTGAGGGCCAGGACCTTCAGGTCCCCGACAAAGGCTGCGCTCATCTGTGGGCTCCTGTGGCTCTTGGTGATCAGCAGTGCCACCATCCAGCTGTGGCAGAGACACTCAGCTCTCTGCTTCCAGACCCACAGCCCCAcgcctgctgctctcagcctgctgaccattttctttgttttcattctccCATTAGCAATCTTGACCTTCTGCTCCACAGAAGTCATCAGGAACCTCAAGAAACATCTGAACACGAACTCAGCGGAGGAGAAATCCATCCAGAAAGCTGTACACATTATTTATGCAAATCTGATTGTATTTCTGATCTGTTTTCTGCCAGCCTGCCTTGGGCTGCTTGCCACGTTCATCATGGAGAGAGTTGGAGTTACctgtttcctgctctgtgtcatGAACAACTTCTCCTCCGTAGTGAGGTGCATTGCCACATCCAACTGCTGCCTCGACAGTGTCTGCTACTACTTTGTCACCAAGGAGTTCCATGAAGCCTTTCTGTGGCCCAAAGCCAGCACTCAAAAACCAGAGACAACCCACCCCTTGCAGATAGAGACTTGCTAA